The bacterium sequence ATCGGTTATGAAAGCGAGACGTTCCGCACGGACAACCTGGGGCGATTCGATGTCCGCTTGCATCTCGCAGGCCAGGAGGACGAGATCACCCTTCAGGGTTTCTACCGTGATCGGATGGGGCACACCGTGGTCGGTAAGAATGGCCGTTCCAGTATTCGGCTCGGGTTGGACACCAAGATGAAGTCGATCACCGAGGCGCGAACGATCCCGGACCTCCAGCGAGCGCTGAGCGCCCTGATCGCGTCCGGTGTCGGGGAAGCTCTCGTACTCGATGGAGAGCTGGAGCTTGCCGGCGGCCACATGGCCGACTTTCGGTTGAAGACCGATTCGATGCTGCTCGTCAGAGACGAGACGAGTCGGGACGCCAAGGGATTCATCCCGATGCGACAGACCACCAGCTCGGCTGCCTTTGATTGGCTCGCGATGACGATCGGGAAGGACGGCACCACCAGCCACGTGGGGAAGGAGACGAGAAGCCTGAACGCGGCGCATGAAGCCAGCTTTGACTTCGGCGATGGCATCGCCACGATCAAAATCAGCGAATTCGAGACTCTGCGCGGCGCCGAACCGGAGAAGCGGAATAGCCCCGTGACGAATGAACTTCCATCGCTCTACGGAAGCTCGGTGCACGAAATCTGCTGTATCACCTGTCGCGATATCACGATCTGCGCCAATCGAGTCTCGATTCCGTTTCCCGACTGTGGTGAGTGTGAGATTCCCCTGACCGTGGTACCCGAGAACTGACCTACACCCTCGTTCGGGGGACAGATGTCAGGAGCCGACCTCAGCGCAACACCGTCCCGGCATCAGCCAGCACCCGCACAGTCCGGATAAACCCATCCGCCATCCGAGTCATCGAGTCGTAGTCGAGAGTCTCCGCGGTATCGCTCGATGAGTGGTAGTGCGGGTTGCGGAACTCGGACGTGTCCGACAACGCGAGAGCCGGGTAGCCCCGCCAGAGAAACGGCGCGTGGTCGGCGCGATTGATCTGCTTCGAGTTGGTCGCCACGCCGACCGTCGGAAAC is a genomic window containing:
- a CDS encoding M28 family peptidase, which translates into the protein MGSRVHADRSRARGDEIVLMIGVDSVGYYKHEKGSQNYPPLVGALFPSTGNFVVFATDKPHKQLLDRTVALFQQQCEFPTVGVATNSKQINRADHAPFLWRGYPALALSDTSEFRNPHYHSSSDTAETLDYDSMTRMADGFIRTVRVLADAGTVLR